A window of Glycine soja cultivar W05 chromosome 2, ASM419377v2, whole genome shotgun sequence genomic DNA:
AGAGGGAAGGCTAGCAAACCCAACAATTCAGGACATTGAGTAATTTCAAGTCTACAGAGGCACAGGAACAAGCTCATGCTCAGAACAGAAGTATGAACCATCTTTCAAATGCCAATTCAGAAATTAAATGGAACCCTCTCATGTTGGGCCAGGGGAAATGCAGAAATGTAACGTTGATAACAGCATAATTCAAGActcaaatattttgaaaatgcaGAAATGATTAAGTTTTCTAGCTGGAGCCTTCTATCTATCCCCTAAACGGTTGCACACCATGCAGGCCAACCAATTAAGGTCATTAATTATGTTGGAATAGTGCCCAAAACCAGTAATGAATCTAAGGAATTGGGGCTGAAAATAGTGTACTAAGTAAAGGAAATGCTGCAAGAGTATTCACATtacaaaattgatattaattactTACAACGTcagcaaattttaaaattggtaTTCTATACTTCACCATCAAGAAATGAATTCCCTTTGTGAAAGAAAGGATAGACTACTGTGGCAGTTTTTCCTGGGAAGAAAAAATGATGTCAAACATGCCTTGGGGTATTCTTTGCTTGTCATTGCCTACTGGAATAATTTCTTGCCAAAGGTAAACCAAAAGAAAGATACTATTCTTTCATCATTTTCCCAAGTACAGAATGTTCTTAATTATTGCCTCCATGATTTGTGTGGTTCCAATttatcaaattctttatttttctacatTATTTTTTCTGTCTGTAGCTCATTAAATTATGAACATAGTAAATAggataaaaaatagttgataattttacatgcatatagcacataaaataataaaaagcctttattttctctcagtgataaaaaaaattcacgaaGCAGCATTTTCTTGTTACGCATGGACATTGTaatgtatattttataataaatatagataaattcatatttaattttattttatgatgtctaacaaattctaattctaaaatataataattgaaattaaaagtaagaaacCGATTCAAGAAATTTCAACTCCAAATACAAACATCCATTGAGTGAATGCAAAGTTACATTGAACTCTATATATTAAgaaaagaatcatgttaaactTTTGTCATTTTATTCCGTGTAATGATGAGTGTAATTTGATGCCATAATTGatacttttttaaaactatatatattgtGGTTCTTTCATCAGTTATTCATAAACTCACAAAATCTCTTAACACACTGTCCCGCAATCTTGTTACAGAAATATATTGTTTCTTTTCATCAGTTTCTCATAAATTCTCAAAACCTTCCACCACCCTGTCCCCCAATCTTATtgcaaaaatatattgtttcttTCATCAGTTTCCATAAAGTCACAAAATCTCCCACCACTCCATCCCTTAATCTCGTTGCAAAATATATATCCTTTCTTTCACCAGTTTTTCATATAGTCCCAAAAATCTGCCACCAATTGTGTCCTTAAATCTTATTGCAAAAGTATATTTATTTCTGTCATTAGTTTCTCGTAGTCACAAAATCTCCCATCCATCACTCACTTTGTTCCTCAATCTTACTGTAAAGAATGTCTATTCGTACAAATCCCATGAAAGCAGTGCCTACACTGTTGAAGCGGCTGAGCACCATAGAAGGACAAGCGAATTTGGACGATTTGAAGCCCGAGTTGATGAACATAAAAGACGTATTTTTGTTAGTGAAGCAAAACAAAGAAGAACTCCTTGACACATTAGCGGCCGTGGATGGCTATCTTCGCAACTCCAACATGCGTAAGTTGATGGAAGAGAAAGAAGACATTTGCAGGAGACTAAGGACTTCATTTCAAAAGTTGCTTCCAGCTGATGCTGCTGCTGTTCCAAGTGGCGATACAGAAGCTGTGCACTCATCATCAATCAAACCATTTCAATATGGGAGGAAGAGGAAAGAAGTCATGAACAGAGTACACTCTTTTAGCCAACTTCAGGACATTGAAAAGTTCAAGGTACATTCCCATAACCTTGATCATCTTCATAAAAAACGCGGCTTATTGTCTCTCTTGCTTTTTCCTGAAAAAACTGTCATAAAGAAAAGGGATATAATTACATGGTGGATGGGACTGGGTGACATTCTGGGAGAAGGAGATGGTGAGGATGTGTTTGTTGAGCTTTTGCATTGTAACCTAATTGTACCACACCATCAAGGAAATTGCCCCCATGTGAATAAATTTCAAGTTAATCCATGGGTCCGTAAAAACTTGATGCCATTgttacaaaaagataaaaaacaactttttgGAATTTATTCACAAATAAAAACCTCATCATCTCATCACAATGATACTTTGTATGGAAGTTTAACACTCGACAAACGAGAAGTTAAACTATGTGATGAGTTTGGTTTTAAGTCTAACCATTGGAAAGCTGTTTTTAATGTTAATGCGAGTTATCTTAAATTTGGACTCCAATGGATGGCCAAAATGAAGTATTTGGAGGTGCTTCATCTTGGCCGTTGGCCGCAACATTCAGCTTCACATCATATTGaagtggagaatgaagaattCCTGAAGGAGTTGGAGGGTCAGAAGTGTTTGAAGTATCT
This region includes:
- the LOC114379839 gene encoding disease resistance RPP13-like protein 4, coding for MSIRTNPMKAVPTLLKRLSTIEGQANLDDLKPELMNIKDVFLLVKQNKEELLDTLAAVDGYLRNSNMRKLMEEKEDICRRLRTSFQKLLPADAAAVPSGDTEAVHSSSIKPFQYGRKRKEVMNRVHSFSQLQDIEKFKVHSHNLDHLHKKRGLLSLLLFPEKTVIKKRDIITWWMGLGDILGEGDGEDVFVELLHCNLIVPHHQGNCPHVNKFQVNPWVRKNLMPLLQKDKKQLFGIYSQIKTSSSHHNDTLYGSLTLDKREVKLCDEFGFKSNHWKAVFNVNASYLKFGLQWMAKMKYLEVLHLGRWPQHSASHHIEVENEEFLKELEGQKCLKYLSLRGISRISELPPSIFQLESLETLDLKACHNLETLPNDIASLRNLRRLDLSQCYLLDRMPKGIEKLTELRVLKGFVIGSSSKNPSTISDLANLKKLEQLSIHIGSGAVIQDGEFESLKELSALEHLKISWGVSDIRYSDMQIILPSNLEKLHLEGFPGENIPEWLKPDKLPFLLKELNITGGKLKSMDHGEIYDKDRYPWLKIIRLKYLKHLNVHLTNLREMFPSLWYVDIKHVPNSPSWEGSIE